A genomic window from Archaeoglobus profundus DSM 5631 includes:
- a CDS encoding YkgJ family cysteine cluster protein: protein MYAECVVRGLKVRIPFVCRMCGECCKKLSKVVYDPKTGKVYVEGIELDCIDGLDEFKEFSHPIKVPCPFLKDNKCTIHEIRPKSCREYPLLTGDLGVNCPALRSFNKFLKAFNPDKVEYKVDEKDIKPVKIPMKFYELFISLEPSKEELAAFLKLNELEKNLNLELSNTIKGP, encoded by the coding sequence ATGTATGCAGAATGCGTTGTGAGGGGTTTGAAGGTCAGAATTCCTTTTGTTTGTAGGATGTGCGGGGAGTGTTGTAAAAAGCTCAGTAAAGTCGTTTACGATCCAAAAACTGGTAAAGTGTACGTAGAAGGTATCGAATTGGATTGTATAGACGGTCTTGATGAATTTAAGGAATTTTCTCACCCTATCAAAGTGCCCTGTCCATTTTTGAAGGATAACAAATGCACGATACACGAGATTAGACCAAAAAGCTGTAGGGAGTATCCACTTTTGACGGGTGATTTAGGTGTGAATTGTCCAGCCCTGAGATCTTTTAATAAATTCTTGAAGGCGTTTAATCCCGATAAGGTTGAATACAAGGTTGATGAAAAAGATATCAAGCCTGTTAAAATACCAATGAAATTCTACGAACTCTTCATAAGCTTGGAGCCGAGTAAAGAAGAACTCGCCGCCTTTCTTAAGCTCAACGAGTTAGAGAAAAATTTAAATCTTGAGTTGAGTAATACGATTAAGGGCCCGTAG
- a CDS encoding secondary thiamine-phosphate synthase enzyme YjbQ codes for MIKVVEVELDTNEMADITDEVRRFVKESGKDEGAVLVFSKGSTGAVTTIEYEPGLKKDFPRVMERIAPYDDYYEHHKTWGDDNGSSHVKSAIVGTSLVVPFKNGELLLGTWQQIVVINFDTRRRRREVILQLLQAL; via the coding sequence ATGATAAAAGTCGTAGAAGTTGAATTGGACACGAACGAAATGGCGGATATAACGGATGAAGTCAGAAGGTTCGTTAAAGAGAGCGGAAAGGATGAAGGAGCAGTCTTAGTCTTCTCGAAGGGATCAACTGGCGCGGTAACAACGATTGAGTACGAGCCGGGCTTGAAGAAAGATTTTCCAAGGGTGATGGAGAGAATAGCTCCCTACGACGATTACTACGAACATCATAAGACGTGGGGTGATGATAACGGTTCAAGTCACGTGAAATCTGCAATAGTCGGAACGAGCTTGGTTGTTCCCTTTAAGAACGGAGAACTCTTGCTTGGAACTTGGCAACAGATAGTCGTAATAAACTTCGATACAAGAAGGAGAAGAAGAGAAGTAATCCTCCAGCTACTTCAAGCTCTTTAG
- a CDS encoding XTP/dITP diphosphatase yields the protein MKVYFVTSNEGKFREVREIGKKYGIEIDWIRRKYLEPQGSDLEEIARISAQLLAEEIKEPFFLEDSGLFIEALKGFPGPYSSYVFKTIGNEGILKLMEGVEDRRAYFLAVIAFWDGEKVLTFKGRVDGKIAREMRGDKGFGFDPIFEYGDRTFAEMGEEKNEVSHRRRALESFFEYLKSLK from the coding sequence ATGAAGGTATACTTCGTAACATCGAACGAAGGGAAGTTTAGAGAAGTTAGAGAGATAGGAAAGAAATATGGGATTGAAATTGATTGGATAAGAAGGAAGTACTTGGAACCGCAGGGGAGCGATTTGGAAGAAATTGCTAGGATAAGCGCTCAGCTTTTAGCTGAGGAAATTAAAGAACCGTTCTTTTTGGAGGATAGCGGTCTATTTATCGAGGCCTTGAAGGGATTTCCCGGACCGTACTCATCATACGTTTTCAAAACCATAGGCAATGAGGGAATTCTAAAACTCATGGAGGGTGTTGAAGATAGGAGAGCATATTTCCTAGCGGTTATAGCATTTTGGGATGGTGAAAAGGTTTTAACATTCAAGGGAAGGGTAGATGGGAAAATTGCTAGAGAGATGAGAGGAGATAAGGGATTTGGGTTTGATCCAATATTTGAATACGGTGATAGGACTTTTGCCGAGATGGGTGAGGAGAAAAATGAAGTTTCTCATAGGAGAAGAGCTCTCGAAAGTTTCTTCGAGTATCTAAAGAGCTTGAAGTAG